Proteins encoded together in one Synechococcus sp. BL107 window:
- a CDS encoding HDIG domain-containing metalloprotein, which yields MVRFPRGSSLWGRWRRLQSPTRRLLRWTRLQTAVVLLVCLAVAMASSLPWLIKPDLEPGAIAPFDAIAPKDVLVQDSTALEQQRSSLVAQSVVQVIDPAQTKLLRQRLEQQLIQLQQVAMSGSAARVGPVNMSRAEQQWLSQRTAQEQLDWDSAVRQAATRMLSQGLVSNLAVTQLRQAAKVQLGQAEITNPTARSLATKVLASTLRGSSNLRTDPNLSKQLIEEQLTKQVIPTIEVRKGDLITRKGEPISNQAYDVLDYFGRVRREPQPGIWFQHFTEALAACGVMVLVMRRERPYLEVRHALLAVGILFLVQLAKLWFQGSVSPLAVLVPPTLVLAEGLGTGCGLVWMSVAALLWPEPVNGLSDGRLLIAAVVAAAAALIAGRQRSRGQLLQLTVFLPVGALMGQWLLLQLQPLTGWKAWGSLNPTLDELATESLLLGLLLMLTLLAIPVLESSFGLLTRARLLELADQERPLLRRLSCEAPGTFEHTLMICSLAEEGARAIGADVDLIRTGSLYHDVGKLHAPGWFIENQKDEPNPHDSLNDPFASAAVLQAHVDEGLKLARRHRLPRPIADFIPEHQGTLKMGYFLHEARAKDPNVDESLFRYRGPAPRSRETAVLMLADGCEAALRSLPPDTSDDQARDTVRRLVGARQRDGQLRKSSLSRSEVELVIRAFVQVWRRMRHRRIPYPIPARRGFPA from the coding sequence TTGGTTCGCTTTCCGCGCGGTAGCAGCCTCTGGGGACGTTGGCGACGTCTTCAATCACCAACCCGACGGTTGTTGCGCTGGACGCGATTGCAGACGGCTGTTGTTTTGCTCGTTTGCCTTGCGGTCGCCATGGCATCGAGCCTGCCGTGGTTAATCAAACCCGACCTAGAGCCTGGAGCGATCGCCCCCTTTGATGCGATTGCACCAAAAGATGTCTTGGTGCAAGACAGCACGGCACTTGAACAACAACGCTCATCGTTGGTGGCGCAGTCGGTGGTGCAGGTCATCGACCCAGCACAAACAAAGCTGCTGCGACAACGCTTGGAACAGCAGTTGATCCAACTGCAACAGGTCGCCATGAGCGGATCCGCGGCGCGGGTTGGTCCGGTGAACATGAGTCGTGCGGAACAGCAGTGGCTCAGCCAACGAACAGCGCAGGAGCAGCTGGACTGGGATTCCGCTGTTCGCCAAGCGGCGACTCGAATGCTCAGCCAAGGCTTGGTGAGCAACTTGGCCGTGACTCAACTGCGTCAAGCCGCCAAGGTGCAGCTGGGGCAAGCAGAGATCACCAATCCCACTGCACGCTCTCTGGCAACCAAGGTTTTAGCGAGCACCCTGCGGGGCAGTAGCAACCTGCGCACCGATCCCAATCTGAGCAAACAGCTGATTGAGGAGCAGCTCACCAAACAAGTGATCCCCACCATCGAAGTGCGAAAGGGCGATCTGATCACCCGCAAGGGGGAACCGATTAGTAACCAGGCCTACGACGTGCTCGATTACTTCGGCAGAGTGCGACGGGAACCGCAACCGGGGATTTGGTTTCAGCATTTCACTGAAGCCCTGGCCGCCTGCGGGGTGATGGTGTTGGTGATGCGTCGAGAACGCCCCTATCTCGAGGTTCGCCATGCGCTCCTCGCGGTGGGAATTTTGTTTCTCGTGCAGCTGGCGAAGCTGTGGTTTCAGGGCAGCGTCAGCCCCCTCGCCGTCTTGGTTCCGCCCACCCTCGTCTTGGCCGAAGGGCTCGGCACAGGCTGCGGCTTGGTGTGGATGAGCGTGGCAGCTCTTTTATGGCCTGAGCCAGTCAATGGCTTGAGCGACGGACGCTTGTTGATCGCCGCCGTCGTGGCCGCCGCAGCTGCGTTGATCGCAGGGCGTCAACGCAGCCGCGGTCAACTCCTGCAGCTCACGGTGTTCCTTCCAGTTGGAGCCTTGATGGGGCAGTGGCTCCTCCTACAGCTGCAGCCCCTGACGGGCTGGAAGGCCTGGGGCAGCCTGAATCCAACCCTTGATGAATTGGCCACCGAGTCGCTGCTCTTAGGCCTCTTGCTGATGCTCACGTTGCTCGCCATTCCAGTACTGGAGAGCTCCTTTGGCCTGCTCACCCGCGCCCGCTTACTGGAACTTGCCGACCAAGAGCGTCCGTTGCTGCGGCGACTCTCCTGCGAAGCCCCCGGCACGTTTGAGCACACCTTGATGATCTGCAGCCTGGCCGAGGAGGGGGCCCGAGCAATCGGAGCCGATGTGGATCTGATACGCACGGGCTCGCTGTATCACGACGTTGGCAAACTGCATGCGCCGGGGTGGTTCATTGAGAATCAAAAGGACGAACCCAACCCACACGACTCCCTGAATGATCCGTTTGCCAGTGCAGCGGTGCTGCAAGCCCATGTGGATGAAGGCCTGAAACTGGCCCGTCGTCACCGGCTTCCGCGCCCCATTGCCGATTTCATCCCAGAACACCAAGGCACCCTGAAGATGGGCTATTTCCTCCATGAAGCGCGGGCCAAGGATCCCAATGTGGATGAGAGTTTGTTCCGCTATCGAGGACCGGCGCCTCGATCCCGGGAAACGGCTGTGTTGATGTTGGCCGATGGCTGCGAAGCAGCCTTGCGGTCACTCCCCCCCGATACGTCCGATGACCAGGCCCGCGACACGGTGCGGCGCCTGGTGGGTGCCCGTCAACGGGATGGACAGCTGCGCAAAAGCAGCTTGAGTCGCAGCGAAGTGGAGCTGGTGATCCGTGCCTTTGTGCAGGTGTGGAGGCGGATGCGCCACCGCCGCATCCCTTACCCAATTCCGGCCCGGCGCGGCTTTCCGGCCTAA
- a CDS encoding RluA family pseudouridine synthase, whose protein sequence is MTVQGVRVLYRDRWLLAVDKPSGLLSQPGLGPDQADSLISRVQAHDQAPDWRLVHRLDRDTSGVLVLAAGLEALRRTSALFSNRCVNKLYLAHVHGVLAGRGCIHNRLARLQRQPPRYGSHPEGREASTLWRVRSSAAEVTQLWLRPITGRSHQLRSHLAEIAHPIIGDPIYGDPIDGDQAAESPFSQRLRLHAIALSFCHPFTGQRLRLLSADPWSRR, encoded by the coding sequence TTGACGGTCCAGGGAGTTCGAGTTCTGTATCGGGATCGTTGGCTCCTGGCGGTCGACAAGCCCTCGGGGCTGTTGTCGCAGCCAGGCTTGGGCCCGGATCAGGCCGATTCCTTGATCTCCAGGGTGCAGGCTCACGATCAGGCTCCTGATTGGCGTCTGGTGCATCGCTTGGATCGAGACACGTCCGGTGTGCTGGTGTTGGCGGCTGGCTTGGAGGCCCTGCGACGCACCAGTGCTTTGTTTTCCAATCGATGCGTCAACAAGCTTTATTTGGCCCATGTCCACGGTGTTCTGGCTGGCCGTGGATGCATCCACAACCGTTTGGCACGACTGCAGCGCCAGCCGCCCCGCTATGGCTCCCATCCCGAGGGACGTGAGGCATCCACGCTCTGGCGTGTGCGCAGCAGCGCCGCAGAGGTCACCCAGCTTTGGTTGCGCCCCATCACCGGCCGCTCCCATCAATTACGAAGCCATCTGGCGGAGATCGCTCACCCGATCATTGGTGATCCGATCTATGGCGATCCGATTGATGGAGATCAAGCGGCGGAGTCCCCTTTTTCACAGCGCCTTCGTTTGCACGCCATTGCGTTGAGCTTCTGCCATCCGTTCACAGGGCAGCGGTTGCGCCTGTTGTCCGCCGACCCTTGGTCTCGGCGTTAG
- a CDS encoding MTH1187 family thiamine-binding protein has translation MWVSVDLCVVPIGVGVSLSPYVASCEKVIRATGLTHQLGPNGTAIEGPWDAVMDCVRACHDALHAMGAPRIYTTLKLNTRIDREQSFLDKVASVEQQLQG, from the coding sequence ATGTGGGTAAGTGTTGATCTCTGTGTGGTGCCGATTGGGGTGGGGGTGAGCCTGTCGCCCTACGTCGCCAGCTGTGAAAAAGTGATTCGCGCCACCGGTCTTACCCATCAACTGGGCCCCAATGGCACAGCAATTGAAGGCCCTTGGGATGCGGTGATGGATTGTGTTCGTGCCTGCCACGACGCCCTCCATGCCATGGGTGCTCCCAGGATTTACACCACCTTGAAGTTGAACACCCGCATCGACCGCGAGCAATCGTTTCTCGACAAAGTGGCGTCGGTTGAGCAACAACTTCAGGGTTGA
- a CDS encoding Nif11-like leader peptide family natural product precursor: MALADLDRFLLMRETEPALHERLAQPMDLEGFLALAADYGFSLDESDVFAAQQREAQAKRALALQKQQAQESRPLRTFIHG, from the coding sequence ATGGCCCTCGCCGATCTCGACCGTTTTCTGCTGATGCGAGAGACCGAGCCAGCCCTTCATGAGCGCTTGGCTCAACCCATGGATCTTGAGGGTTTTCTGGCGTTGGCCGCCGACTATGGATTCAGCCTGGATGAGTCGGATGTGTTCGCCGCTCAGCAGCGAGAAGCCCAGGCCAAACGGGCCCTTGCTCTCCAAAAGCAGCAAGCACAGGAGTCTCGGCCGCTTCGCACGTTCATTCATGGATAA
- a CDS encoding carbohydrate ABC transporter permease, with translation MRRLLPRAVQLMLLILLALLVLTPLLWLVSTSLKGPAEDIFVSPPALLPAEPSFDAYVRLFQDNPLTTYLINSAVVSALAVVANLLFCSLAAYPLARLRFAGRGLVLALVVATILIPFQVVMIPLYLLMVQLGLRNTLLALVIPQAATAFGLYLLRQSFLGVPKELEEAARIDGCSRLGEWWNVMIPAARADLITLAMFVFIGTWSDFLWPLVILDDPNLYTLPLGLQQLSSSFSLDWRIVAAGSVVSILPVMALFLLLQRFILPNASGDAVKG, from the coding sequence ATGCGCCGTCTTCTCCCCAGGGCAGTGCAGTTGATGCTGCTCATCCTTTTGGCTCTGTTGGTGCTCACCCCCCTGCTTTGGTTGGTGAGCACCTCCCTAAAAGGCCCCGCTGAAGACATCTTCGTGAGTCCGCCGGCGCTCTTACCAGCGGAACCAAGCTTCGATGCCTACGTACGGCTGTTTCAAGACAACCCGCTCACGACGTATCTGATCAACAGCGCCGTGGTGAGTGCCCTGGCGGTGGTCGCCAATTTGCTCTTCTGTTCGTTGGCCGCATACCCCTTGGCGAGGCTGCGGTTTGCCGGTCGGGGCTTGGTGTTGGCCCTTGTGGTGGCCACGATTTTGATCCCGTTTCAGGTCGTGATGATCCCGCTTTACCTCCTGATGGTTCAGCTGGGGTTACGCAACACGTTGTTGGCGTTGGTGATCCCTCAGGCCGCCACTGCCTTCGGCTTGTACCTCTTGCGTCAAAGCTTCCTCGGCGTTCCAAAGGAGTTGGAGGAAGCCGCACGGATTGATGGCTGCTCGCGTCTGGGCGAGTGGTGGAACGTGATGATTCCTGCGGCGCGGGCTGATCTGATCACCCTGGCGATGTTTGTGTTCATCGGCACCTGGAGTGATTTCCTCTGGCCGTTGGTGATTTTGGACGACCCCAATCTCTACACCTTGCCCCTCGGTTTACAACAGTTGTCGAGCAGTTTTTCGCTCGATTGGCGGATTGTGGCGGCGGGATCTGTGGTGTCGATTCTTCCAGTGATGGCGTTGTTTCTGTTGCTTCAGCGCTTCATTCTTCCCAATGCCAGTGGCGATGCCGTGAAGGGTTGA
- a CDS encoding 2-isopropylmalate synthase, whose translation MAKDPGRVLIFDTTLRDGEQSPGASLNLEEKLAIAQQLARLGVDVIEAGFPFASAGDFAAVQRIAQQVGGENGPIICGLARASKADIKACADAVAPAPRGRIHTFIATSDIHLEHKLRKSRKDVLAIVPEMVSYARSLIEDVEFSCEDAGRSDPEFLYEVIEAAISAGATTINIPDTVGYTTPSEFGGLIAGINQHVPNIDEAVISVHGHNDLGLAVANFLEAVKNGARQLECTINGIGERAGNASLEELVMAMHVRRRYFNPFMGRAEDSPTPLTAVRTEELTKTSRLVSNLTGMVVQPNKAIVGANAFAHESGIHQDGVLKNRLTYEIIDARTVGLSDNRISLGKLSGRSAVRARLEELGYNLTRDDLDEAFARFKDLADRKREITDRDLEAIVSEQVQQPEARFQLKFVQVSCGSSSRPTATVTLIDEEGGESTGSAVGTGPVDAVCRALNGLADVPNDLIEFSVKSVTEGIDAIGEVTIRLRRDGSLYSGHAADTDVVVAAAMAFVNALNRLVAGQERQSLHPQKDPVVLDARPTL comes from the coding sequence ATGGCCAAAGACCCAGGTCGCGTCCTGATTTTTGACACCACCCTTCGGGATGGTGAACAGTCTCCAGGCGCCAGTCTCAATCTTGAGGAGAAGCTGGCGATCGCTCAGCAGTTGGCCCGCCTGGGCGTCGATGTGATCGAGGCCGGTTTCCCGTTTGCGAGTGCCGGTGACTTCGCGGCCGTTCAGCGAATTGCCCAGCAGGTGGGTGGTGAAAACGGTCCGATCATTTGTGGATTGGCCCGTGCCTCGAAGGCCGATATCAAGGCTTGTGCCGATGCCGTGGCACCAGCACCCCGCGGCAGGATCCACACTTTTATTGCTACCAGCGACATTCATCTCGAGCACAAATTGCGCAAGAGCCGCAAGGACGTGCTCGCGATCGTGCCCGAGATGGTGAGCTATGCCCGCTCCCTGATCGAAGACGTCGAATTCTCCTGTGAAGACGCCGGACGGAGTGATCCCGAGTTTCTCTACGAGGTGATCGAAGCGGCGATTTCCGCCGGTGCCACCACCATCAACATTCCCGACACCGTCGGCTACACCACGCCATCGGAGTTTGGTGGCCTGATTGCCGGCATTAACCAGCACGTTCCAAACATTGACGAGGCTGTGATTTCAGTGCATGGTCACAACGATCTCGGACTGGCCGTCGCCAACTTCCTCGAGGCCGTTAAAAACGGCGCTCGACAGTTGGAATGCACCATCAACGGCATCGGAGAACGGGCCGGGAATGCCTCGTTAGAAGAGTTGGTGATGGCGATGCATGTGCGCCGCCGTTACTTCAATCCCTTCATGGGACGTGCGGAAGACAGCCCCACGCCGCTGACGGCCGTCCGCACCGAGGAGCTCACCAAAACCTCTCGCTTGGTGTCCAACCTCACCGGCATGGTGGTGCAGCCCAATAAGGCGATTGTTGGGGCGAACGCCTTTGCCCATGAGTCGGGCATTCATCAAGATGGCGTTTTAAAAAATCGGCTCACCTACGAGATCATCGATGCCCGTACCGTGGGCCTCAGCGATAACCGCATCTCGTTGGGCAAGCTCAGCGGCCGCAGTGCCGTGCGGGCTCGCTTAGAAGAGCTGGGCTACAACCTCACCCGGGACGACCTTGACGAGGCTTTCGCGCGGTTCAAAGATTTAGCGGATCGCAAACGCGAGATCACCGATCGGGATCTCGAAGCGATCGTGAGTGAACAGGTGCAACAACCGGAAGCTCGCTTTCAACTCAAGTTTGTTCAGGTGAGCTGTGGCAGCAGCTCTCGCCCCACCGCCACGGTCACCTTGATCGATGAGGAGGGTGGCGAAAGCACCGGGTCAGCGGTGGGTACCGGTCCGGTGGATGCGGTGTGCCGAGCCCTGAATGGCCTCGCTGATGTGCCCAACGACTTGATCGAGTTTTCCGTGAAGTCGGTGACCGAAGGGATTGATGCGATCGGTGAGGTCACCATTCGCCTGCGGCGTGATGGATCGTTGTATTCCGGCCACGCCGCCGACACCGATGTGGTGGTAGCGGCTGCGATGGCCTTTGTGAACGCCCTGAATCGGTTGGTTGCGGGCCAGGAACGTCAGTCCCTGCATCCGCAAAAGGATCCGGTGGTGCTCGACGCCAGGCCGACGCTCTGA
- a CDS encoding glycoside hydrolase family 57 protein, with the protein MTKGAVALVLHAHLPYVRSAEPGSLEEDWFFQALVECYLPLLETLERAAQHPDCQPKLTMGLSPTLLTLLDAADLKQRFPTWLEQRQQLLPQADQSLREAGDHLNATFERHLAAWQACDGDLIERFAALQRQGVVDLLTCGATHGYLPLLRHHPEAVRGQLRTAVREHQRLIGERPLGIWLPECAYYEGLDHWMRDAGLRYAVLDAHGLLHGRPRPRYGVYAPICSRNGVAFFGRDSEATLPVWSAKDGYPGNPDYREFHRDLGWDLPVEQLAPLGLSEPRPLSLKLHRVTNHSSPLNQKEPYRPAVAAERVKEHARDYLQGRRQQLDQLETAMGVAPLLVAPFDAELFGHWWFEGPAFLAELFQQANEQGVTFTRLRDVLSQSSQLQLCDPSPSSWGQGGYHDYWLNDTNAWVIPEWEKAAAVMVKRCSRGVAHEGDLALLEQAARELLLAQSSDWSFILRSGTTTGLAKERIEQHLGRFWQLMAALDGYEPLPEGWLKDVRNDDSIFPLVQPLDWAKLPQP; encoded by the coding sequence TTGACCAAAGGCGCTGTCGCCCTTGTTCTGCACGCCCATCTGCCTTACGTCCGTTCGGCAGAACCAGGGTCTCTGGAGGAAGACTGGTTTTTCCAGGCACTGGTTGAGTGTTATCTCCCCCTGCTTGAAACGCTCGAGCGGGCAGCCCAGCATCCCGATTGCCAGCCGAAGCTGACGATGGGCCTGTCGCCCACCCTGCTCACTCTGCTCGATGCGGCCGACCTCAAGCAGCGTTTTCCCACATGGCTGGAGCAACGACAACAGCTTTTGCCCCAAGCAGATCAGTCGCTTCGGGAGGCAGGTGATCACCTCAACGCAACATTTGAGCGGCATCTAGCCGCGTGGCAGGCCTGCGACGGCGACTTAATTGAACGCTTTGCGGCACTGCAACGCCAAGGGGTGGTGGATCTGCTCACCTGCGGCGCCACCCATGGATACCTCCCACTCCTGCGCCATCACCCCGAGGCCGTGCGCGGTCAATTGCGAACCGCCGTTCGGGAACATCAGCGATTAATCGGTGAACGTCCCCTCGGCATCTGGCTGCCGGAGTGCGCCTACTACGAAGGGCTCGACCATTGGATGCGGGATGCCGGGTTGCGCTACGCGGTGCTGGATGCCCACGGACTTCTGCATGGTCGGCCTCGACCGCGTTATGGGGTGTATGCCCCGATTTGCAGCCGCAATGGGGTGGCATTTTTTGGTCGCGACAGCGAAGCCACCCTGCCGGTGTGGTCGGCCAAAGACGGCTACCCAGGCAATCCGGACTATCGGGAATTTCACCGGGACCTGGGCTGGGATTTACCAGTGGAACAACTCGCCCCCTTGGGGCTGAGCGAGCCTCGTCCGCTGAGTTTGAAACTGCACCGGGTGACCAACCACAGTTCACCCCTGAATCAAAAAGAGCCCTACCGGCCAGCGGTGGCGGCCGAACGGGTGAAAGAGCACGCGCGCGACTACCTGCAAGGACGCCGCCAGCAACTCGATCAACTGGAAACGGCGATGGGCGTGGCTCCACTGCTCGTCGCCCCCTTCGATGCGGAACTCTTTGGCCATTGGTGGTTCGAAGGCCCAGCTTTTCTGGCTGAACTGTTCCAACAGGCCAACGAGCAAGGGGTGACGTTTACCCGCCTTAGAGATGTGTTGAGTCAGAGCAGCCAGCTGCAACTGTGCGATCCCAGTCCATCGAGCTGGGGCCAAGGCGGGTATCACGATTACTGGCTGAACGACACCAACGCCTGGGTGATTCCGGAGTGGGAAAAAGCGGCCGCAGTGATGGTGAAGCGTTGCAGCCGAGGCGTTGCCCATGAGGGCGATCTGGCCTTGCTGGAGCAGGCGGCCCGGGAGCTGCTGCTGGCCCAATCATCGGATTGGAGTTTCATCTTGCGGTCGGGGACCACCACAGGCCTGGCCAAGGAACGGATCGAGCAGCACCTCGGTCGTTTTTGGCAATTAATGGCTGCCCTAGATGGGTACGAACCACTACCCGAGGGCTGGCTGAAGGATGTGCGCAACGACGACAGCATCTTCCCGTTGGTGCAACCCTTGGACTGGGCGAAACTGCCTCAGCCCTAG